From the genome of Hymenobacter gelipurpurascens:
CAGTTCCAGAATATGGAGAGCCAGCGTAGGATGCTGACGACCGAACTGCCGGGCTACCTCGGCCGTGGCATCGTGGCAATTGTTGGCCAGCACCACTATTTCATACAAGCCATGGTCAAGCGGCAGGCCCTCGAGGGTGGTTTGGGCCGCGAGGGCCGCTAAGGTAGCAGGCAGGTTTTCTGCTTCGTCTTTGGCAGGAATAATAACGACAGCCTGAAGCCCAGGCTTGGGCAGAACGGGTACTCTCACCCAATCAGTGAGCAAGGCAGCAGCCGTATTTTCCTGGACGGCATGGAACAGCGAGGGAAGGGCGGAATTCACAGCACTTTCTACGCAACCAGCAGCCAGAAGTCACACACAATTTCTATTGATGCCGCAATTTTTATGCTTTTTTTAAGACATGAGGTTATTCCTCAGGTTGCCCGGCCCTTTCGTGTTAGCTGAACGCTGCCTGTGAAGGAGTACAAACAGTGAGCTATTGATACAAAAAAGCGCCTCCCCCGTAAGGAGAAGGCGCTTTAAAAGCATCAGCTCAGGCCGACTAAAAAGCCTCGCCCACAGCGAAGATAATTCCGGAGTTTCCACCCGACCCGACGCCATAATCGAGGCGTATGTTTAGCCGGTCGCGGCGGTTGAAGCGGAAGCGGGCTCCTAGGCCACCCGCTACTTTGGTGTCGCTGAAAGTATAGTCGCCGAGGCGTGGCGCCACCTGGCCTACCGCGCCAAATACGACGCCATCAATCCGCCAGAAAAGCTTCTGCCGGATTTCAGCCTGCGCCGTAGTGAACTGACGGTCGCGGTACTGGGCCTCGTAAATACCACGCATCAGGTACGCATTGTTGTAGAGTGAGCCGCCCAGCGTGGCACCCATGCCGCCCAGCTCCCGGAACGGCACTTTGCCCGTATGGTATTGCCCCATAAACTGCAGGGCCAAAATGGTATTGTTTGATCCAAACAGCGGATTAAAATGCCGCGCGTCCACCATGTATCGCGTGAACTTATAATCGCTGCCGAGCGCACCGCCATTGAACAGCATGTGGGCATCCAAGAAGTTGCCGGTGTAAGTAGCCAGCAGGTTGTCGCGGCCATCGTACAAAATGGCCGGACCGATACCGGAAGTCGTGTATCCCTCCCGTTGGGTGGCTGGGATATTGAAGTATTGTGTGGCAGGATTATTAACCGGGTCCTGAGGGTCCTTCAGCTCTACCTTACCTAGGTCGGTGAGTCGGTACCGAATCCCGACAAACAGGTTGGGCACTACCTTGGCCAGCACCTTTTCATCAAATACCCACAGCGGGTACTTAATCTGGGTTTCATCTGCTTTGCGCGTATTATTCCCGATGCCGTAGTAGTTGAATACCAGATCGTAGTAGCTCAGCTCGCCCGAGAGGTAGAATTTCTCCTCCGGCGTAAAAATGGTGTGCGTGAGCTGCACGGTAGTTTGCTTTTTCTGCGAAATCCAGGCAATAAGACGGGCATTGGACTTGCGCACCATCGTATCCGTCCCGAAGCGCCATACAGGCAGAATGGCTAGGCCACCTGCCGCACCCGTTTCCTGCTGGTAAAAGGCAATTGGCACCGGGATGAAGCTGGGCTTATTGGGGTCGGAAGGTGTGAGCTTTCTGGCCGATGAAGGCGCCAGCGCCCGGTTGAGTCCTACAGGAGCCCCCGGTAATGCGGCTTCATCGGGTGTGGTGGTTGGTGCGGTTACTACAGCCGAGACCAGTAGTGCTGCAGAGTCGGCAGTTGTTGCAGGAACCGATTGTGCCAGAGCGGCGGGAGCAGCTAGCGTGCTTAGTGCTAGCAGCGGGTAAAGAAAGCGCATACGTGGATGGCTAGAGGACAAAGGATGGATTAATATACAGAATAACTAATATTTATCCGATAATGCGGCAGCTGGCATCCTGTATTTCTGTGCTAACGCAACAGTAGGCTCCGCGGTTTTACCCCGCCAGCAGCATCGAGAGTACCCCGGCCAGCATAATCCATTTGCAGACTGCGCTCAGCTGCGCAAAGTGCCGGCGGCGGTCAGCGCGGCGCAGCCTGTAGGCCAGCCAGCTCAACGGTAACAGCACCAATGCCAGCAGCCATAGGCCTAGCCCCCACTGCCTGATTTGCACCATTACCTGCTCTACGCCCAAGAGCAGCACCAGTAAGCAAGCCAGAAAAAAACCGGCTACCCACTTCGTGCGGGCCACTCCCCATACGATAGGCAGGGTCCGGCAGTCGTGCGCGGCATCACCCCGCATGTCTTCCACATCCTTCACTATTTCGCGTACTACCGTCAGCAGGAAAGCGGCCAGCGCATATAGCCACACAGGTTTGCTGCCAGTGCGCAGCTGCAACTCAGGCAGCAGCACCAAGGCAGCCGTAAGGGCTGCGATACTCACATTGCCAACCAACGCCACTCGCTTAAACCGCGCCGAATAGCCCCAGAGCAACAGCGCGGAGCCTAAGTTTACAGCACCTAACAACGGCGACAACGCCCCGCTCACTACCACGCCCAGGCCCGAAAGTAGCACATGGGCCATCATGGCGTGGCGCCGGTTTACGGCCTTGCCCACCACCAGCCGGTCGGGCCGATTGATGGCGTCAATCTTCACATCATAGTAATCGTTGATGATGTAGCCCCCGGCGGCTATACTCAGGGCAGCCAGGGCCATCAGGCCAAACGAAGAGGCCAGGACTTCGCGCCACGGCGCATCTGGCAGTAGCAATGCCTTGCGCACCAGCAGCAGGCACAAGGCCATAATCAGCAGATTGGGCAGCCGGATAAGGTGAGCCAGCTGCCGCAACGGGCCGGGGCTGGCCGTAGTCGGTAGCTCGGGGTGCGTAGGGTCGGAAGCAGCGGCAGACATCAACACACGGATAGAAAATAGAATGAGTGCAAAGATGCACCGCCCTCCCCTACAGGCCTAGCAAGAGCATTCAGATACCTGTTCTGGCCACACCATTGGCCAATAGAAAGCCCCTTCCGATGTCGGGAGGGGCTTTCCTCACTTTTACTGAAAACGTGAGTAGGCGGTTTGCCTATACTTTCTTCACATTCACGGCATTAACACCTTTGCGGCCTTCCTGCGTTTCGAATTCCACGCGGTCGTTTTGCTGCACCTGGCCCCCGTTTAGGCCAGTGATGTGAACGAAGAAATCTTCATTCGTGCCGTCTTCCGTAATGAAGCCGTAGCCCTTCGACTCATTAAAGAATTTTACGGTTCCTGTTTTCATGAAATAAAAAAAATGGTGTGAATGATTGGTGGGTAAATATAGAGGGATTTTGGAAAAGCACAACCCCGCCTTGTAGGGGCGGGGTTGTGCTTTTGGCTAGTGGCCTAGAGTAGATAGTTAACAGCGCTTTACCACGTATTCTGCGTGCGCATCACGTCTTCTATCAGCTCCCGAACGGCACCTTTTCCACCGGTTAAGGTGGTCGTGTAGTTACTGATTTCGCGCACGTCGCGGGCGGCATCGGCGGGGCAGGCGGCCACGGCACACCGGCGCATCACTTCGGCATCGGGTACATCGTCGCCCATGTACGCAATGTGCTCTACTTCCAGGCGGTAGGTGTTGATGTAGTTGTTGAAGATCTTCATCTTATCATCAACGCCCAGGAAAATATCGCGGATATCCAACGACTCCAAGCGCTTGCGCACCCCTTCCTCCTCGCGCCCCGAAATCACGGCAATGCGGTAACCCTTGCGCAAGGCATGCCGAATGGCAAAGCCGTCGCGGATATGAAACGCCCGTGCCTGCTCACCGGAGTTGAAGGCCAGCAGCGTTCCATCGGTCAGCACGCCATCCACATCCAGCACAAAGGTTTTAATAACGGACAAGTCCGGGGCGGTACTCATTGCACTCATAAGCGAAGTAAAATACGAACTGGGCTCAGGCCCTGTAGGCCACTCCTGTGGGCACTAGATGAGCGCCAGGCTTTCTATTGATTATCGCGCCACTCATACACCCACTTGGCCTGGATCTGCTCCAGGTGGCCTTCGGTGGCCTGCTCACGGGTGCCTTCAAAGTTGGGCAGCGTCAGGACCCACTCCAGCAGATCGGTGAAGCGAATGCGGTAGATTTTCGCCTCATTGAATTCGTTGCCGAACTTCTCATACAGCGCCATGGCAATATCCTCATGGTCACTCCACTTAATCGGGGGCTCGAAATGGGCCATATTCTTACGGGTGCGTTAGTAGGTGACAGTTGGCAGAAAGCATGCAGGCTCAGAAGCTATAGCAGCCTCCTGAAGCCTGGCAGCAAACTACAACTGAAAATGATATTAGTGGCCTAGGAAGTTCTGCGGTGGAATCAGCACCACCACATCCTGGTTGCCTTGCATTACGCACTGGCACCCAAGGCGGGAGTTGATGCGAGGGTCTACGGCCCGATCAATGAAATCCTCTTCCTTATCACTGATTTCGGGAAGGTCCTGCTCGCCCTGTAGCACGTAGATATGGCAGGTGCTGCAGCCGCAGACGCCGCCGCAGTTGTGCTGCAGCTGGATGTCGTTGTTGAGGGCAACGTCCAACACTGACTCGCCCTGGGCGGCCACGTGGGTCTGGTCGGGCTGGCCGTCCTGGAATTTGAAGGTGATATTAACGACTTTCACGAGTAGCGCGTTGAACGGGCAAAATGCGGGCACAAAGGTACGTTCCCCTCCCCCCGAATCAAAGCTATAAAGGGTCTAGGTTGTTTTGGGCGGCGCCGGCGGCTTGCTGCTGAATGCTCTCCGACAGCACCTTATACAGCTTCTGCCAACCCGGATAAGCCACTAATGCCGCCTCATGGCGGGCCAGCGTAGGCCTATCGTGGCGGGCGGCGGGGCCGGTTTGCACCGTGAAGGGTGGGTGCGCCAGGGCCTTATCAATGGTTTCGCGCACCAGCGGTGTCAACAGATCCAGGGGCAGGTTTTCATCGGTAAGCAACGCGTGGCTGATGCCCAGCAAATGGTTGGTAAAGTTGCAGGCAAACACGGCGGCTACGTGCAGGCGCAGGCGCTGCCGGGTGTTCACGAGGCGCACATCATGGCTAAGGGAGTGGCCTACCGCCAGCAACTCGGCTTCGCCGGCGGCGTCGGCAGCTTCCACGCACAATGGCACCGTAGGCCAGTCGAGGTGGCGACCGGGGCTGAAGGTTTGGAGCGGATATAGCACGCCGCCCCGTATGCTAGGCCACTCCTCAAACACACTAAGCGGCAGGGCACCAGCCGTGTGTACTACCAGCGCACCATCTGGAAAGCGGGCAGCCGCCAGTACGTCCCGTACTGCTGCATCGGGCACGGCCACTATATACAGATCGGCGGCGGGCAGCGTGGTTGCGTTGGTGGTGGCCGTGGCACCAGGCAGCTGGACCGCTACTGCAGCGGCTGAGGCAGCAGAACGGCTCCATACCTGCACTACCCGATGGCCGGCCTCCTGCAACGCCGGCCCCAGATGTTGCGCTAGGCGGCCAGCACCGAGCAGCACTACTGTTCTGCTTATTGACAATTCAGGAGACATACACCAAATTTGAAACTCATGAAAATTATGACTCCGTATTGAAGATTCATCAGGTTATAATGACGTTATTTATGAATAATTCAACGATCTGAATCAAGGAAGCTGCATGTACTATCAGCTCCAACTCGCCCTACTGTCACTCACATTACTTTTTCTTCGCGCATGAAACACACCTACACAAACAGATTGCTCACACCATGGCGGGGGCTGTTGCTGGCCGCTTTGTTAGGCTTGGGGGCAGGTACCGCCCAAGGGCAAACCCTCAACTTTCCGCTGGCCAGCGCCACGAATGTAGCAGGCACTTACGCCGATCTGGGTACCACTGGCACTGCTATTTCTACACCGAACACCGACGATGCTAACTCTAGCGCACAGTCCATCGGTTTCCCATTTAGCTTCAACGGACAGTCGTTTACGGAGTTTGTGCTGAACACGAACGGCTACATTAAGCTGGGCAACACTGCCCCCGCAGCACCCTATTTCTTCGATACCCAGGTGGCAGCAGCCGGTGGCCCGTTGAACAACACCTCGGAAACTAACCTACTGCTTCCCTTCAATATTGATCTGGAAGCTTCCCCTACGGCGGCGGCAGAATACCGGGTAGCGACTACTGGCACGGCGCCCAACCGCGTGTGCATCATTCAGTGGAAAAACGTCAGCGACAAGGTTTCGGGCACGTTTGGCAAGCAGCTCGGCAGCTTCGAGTTTCAGGTGAAGCTCTACGAAACCATCAACCGGGCGGAGTTCGTGTACGGCACGGCCACGGCAGGCCCGGGTACCGACACATTTAAGTATGTGGCGGTGGGCCTGAAAGGCTCCGGCAATGCCAACAATCAGCTTATCACGGCTGTAAAAGGCTCTACGCAGGCGTGGAGTGGTACCATCTTTACGGGTGCCAACTATACAGCCACCACCAACGCGCACAATATTCGTAAATCTGCCCTGCCTGATGCGGGCCGTACTTACCGCTTCACGCCGCAGCAGGCTAAGGATGCCGCCGTTTCGCTGGTATACACCCTGGGGAAGCTTCCGGTACCTTTTGGTACGCCCCACGTAATACGGGCCTTCATCCGCAATATCGGCCGCGAAGAATTGGTCAATGTTAATATAACGCTTACGGTGACGGGAGCCAACAGCTTCACTAACGTAAAAACGCTGACCTCTCTGCCCGCTGGGGCAGCAGGTACGCTGTCGTTTGATGCGTTTTCCCCTACCGCTACGGGCAACAACAACATCAGTGTAACCATTGCCGACGACGACGACAACCTCAACAACACAGCCACCTTTGTCCAGCAGGTAAATACCACTACTTACGCGTATGCGGATGCTACCAGCCCGGTATCGAATAGTGTTGGCTTAGGCACCGGCTCTGCTATTCTGGCAACGAAATACACCACCAGCGAGCCGCGCACCGTAACGGCAGTTTCAGTACGCCTGGAGGACACTAAAACTGTCGGCAACACGCTGTACGCCGTAGTTTGTGATAAGAATGGCGCCATCATAGGCCGGTCTGCTGACTACGTAGTTACGGCTGCCGATATCTCAAAAACCAAGGTATTCACGTTTGCTGCCCCTCTTTCCGTTGCCATCGGGGACTTTTATACCGGCATTGCGCAAACTGCTAATGCCACTACCGGCTACTTCCCTATCGGGGTTCAGGCCGAGAATCCTACGCGCACAGGTGCCTATTATCTGCTTGATCTGGCCGGTGGCCAGCCAGCCGATGTGGCAGGCAACAACTTAGGCCGTTTGCTTATTGAGGCTACTATGGGTACGCCCCCTACGTGCCCTCCGCCATCTGCCATAACGGTAAGCAGCATTACTTCTACCTCAACCATCGTAAGCTTCACGGGGCCTGCTAACGGCACGGGGTATACTATACTCTACGGCCCTAAAGGCTTTGACCCGAACGCTACCACCGGCGGCACTTCTGTAGCGGCTGCTTCGTCGCCGTTTACGCTGACGGGCCTGAGCGCTTCTACCGAGTACGATTTGTATATCCGGGCCAACTGCGGTGCCGGCGACCTGAGCGCCCTCACTGGCCGGGTTACCTTCACCACGCTTTGCACGCCCCCTATCATCACGGCATTTCCTTACACCGAGAACTTCGATAACGTCCTGGCAGGACAGCCTTTCGCTTGTGGTATTTCAGTAGCCGATATCAACGCCGACAATAACACGTGGGCGTCAGTTGCTTCTACCACTCTCGCGGCATCGACCCCAAATGCCATAATGTACACTTATAACACCACCGATGCTACCAAAGGGGCCGATGACTGGTTCTTTACACCAGCATTGTACCTGCGGGCCGGGTCGCGCTATCAGCTTTCGTTTAAGTACCGCACCAGAGTGGTGGCAGGCATTGCTACTGCCGAGAAGCTGGAAGTGAAATATGGATCGGCCACTACGCCGGCTGGGCAGCCCAACCTGCTGTGGCGGAACGAGAACCTTACCAACACAACCTACCAGAGCACTACCGCCGGCACTGCAGCCGGTCAGGTGATGCCTATCACGCCCGCCGCTGACGGCAACGTGTACATCGGTTTCCACGCGTTCAGCGCCCCCGATCAGTTTGCCGTGCTAGTGGATGATATTGCTATTACCTCAGTCGTAACAGGGGTTTCTGATGCGCTCGTACGTGCTGTCAATGTTTATCCGAACCCTACGGCTGGCGTGTTTACCGTGGAAGTGCGCGGTGCTAATGCTAAAGGTGGCCTAGAGGTAGAGGTAACGAATCTGCTCGGTCAGCGCGTGCACACAGCCAACATCCGCGACAACTTCGAGAATAAAGTCAACCTCTCGAGCCTAGCCAACGGCATGTACACTGTGAAAGTGAAAGCCGGCAACGACTACATGATTCGCCAGATTATCGTGCAGAAATAGCAGCCAGTTTGCATAAAAAAAGGGTCGCCAAATGGCGACCCTTTTTTTATGCATATCCTTCGCTAAAGTGGCCTAGGACTAGAGTAACCTGCCGCACCAAGCCCTTTGTGAACAGTCGGGAACCCCACCTCACACGCCTATACACCACTGAGGTGGCCTACAACTACCGAAAAGTAAACGCCTCACCTAATAACTAGGTGAGGCGTTTACGCTTATGGATTTTTACGAGTCAGGAAACTCTAGGCCACCTGCCGCGACTTTTGAATCGGGCGAGGACGAGGTGTTGCGGCGGCTTCTGGTTGAGCTGGCTGCACCGCTACTTCCACATCACGGCGGCGCTTGTAGAGGGCCATACCAAAGCCTACGGCCATGAGTAGCGTGCCACTCCAGAGTAGGTTGATGAAGGGCTTCTCCATTGCCTTCAGAATGATGTAGTCTTTCTGCGTAGTGCTTACCCCGAACGTAAACTTGCGGTTGTTCGGATCTACGTTTAGGAAGCTCAGGCGCAAGCCCAGGTCTTCTACTTCATCTGGCACGCGGCCAATCATGCGGTTACGAACTACGAATACGGGGTGTACGTGATACTGCTTTTTCTCGCCCGTTACCAGGAAGTCGCCCTGAATGGCTAAGTCGCCTTTGGCCAGGCCTAGGCCAGCCGTTTGGTGCGCTGGCTCTACCCCGCGGAATACCGCAAAGTAGTCGTTCAGGAAAATGGTGTCGCCTACGCTCAGCGTGTGCTCCTGTACTTCGCTCCAGTCCTTCTCCTTATCGGGTGGGGGCACAGCGCTGATGTGCGAATAGATGTCGTGGCCGAGGAACTTCTTGATATCGGGCGAAGCCAGTAGGCCACCCATCTCCTCGTTCACCTGGCCGCGCGGATACAGCACGAAGGTTTCGTCGGTTTTGCGGTCTTTATACTCTACCCGGTAGTAAGTATTCTCGGGCATTATATCGACTGTGTCGCCGGCTTTGTAGTACACTTTGTCGCCGCGCTTGATATCGGCGCGCGCCAGGGCTTTGTACTCATCAGCGGTCTGGAACAGCAGCTGCTTATCCACGTAGCCAGGCACGCCAGGAGCATCAACGTACTGCCCAGTGTAGCTCACATCGTACTTGCCCATGGGAGCCTTATCGTTGCGCCACAGCAACACGTTGTCGCGGTTGGTTTCCTCCGGGAATTCGCGCGAGTAGAGCAGGCCCGATACGTTCTGGGAGATAATGTTGGAATAGCCCGACGAAGCCAGGATACCCAGCAGCATCAGGGCAATGCCCATATGCGCCACGCCGCCTCCCGATAGGCTCACCTTCCGCCGAATCAGCGTCAGGACCATGCTCAGGTTGGCCAGCACCCCAAACAGGCCCGCCGTCAGGAGCGTTATATACGTCAGGTTCATCTTCAACCCGTTGTACTGCACCAGCAGAATTACGAGGGCCGCGCCGAGCAACGACAGGATGCCGGGCACCGTGAGCGAGTTCGTCAAGGATGATTTATCATTCTTCTGCCACCACATGATCTGGGCCAGACCCGAGAAGAAAGCCACGCCCACGCCCATCCAGAGCTGAATTTTGGTGTAGTGCTGAATCTGATCGGCGGGCAACGCCAGGTTTGACTTTACGCCTACGAAGCCTAGAAACGCGTTGTACACCGGAATACTGGTGGTTACCAGCACCTGGAACGCGCCCAGGCACAGCACCGTAGCACCCACAAACACCCACAGCTCAGGGTTATAAGTTGTCAGCTCTTTCGGCGAAATCGGAATCTGCTTCCAGCGGTATATCAACAGAGCAATGGCCAGCACCATGAAAGCCATCATGTAGATAATCAGCTGGCCAGATAGGCCTAGGTCGGTGAAGGAGTGCACGGAGGCATTGCCCAGCACACCGCTGCGGGTCAGGAAGGTGGCGTAGAGTACCAGCAGAAACGTGGTGATAACCAGCACAAACGATGTGCGCAACGCCGTGCGACTACGCTGCCACAGCACCAGGCCGTGCAACGAGGCCACCAGCACCAGCCACGGAATGTACACGGCATTTTCTACCGGGTCCCAGTTCCAGTAGCCCCCGAAATTTAGGGTTTCGTAGGCCCAGTAAGCACCCATCATAATGCCTACGCCCAGCACTAGGCCACCTACCAGCGTCCAGCGCAAGGCCGGGCGCACCCACTTGGTGTACTCGCGTTTCCAGAGGCCCGCAATGGCGAAAGCAAAAGGAACGAGCGTCAGGGCAAAGCCCAAGAACAGTGTGGGCGGGTGAATCACCATCCAGTAGTTCTGGAGCAGGGCATTCAGGCCAGTGCCATCTTTCGGCACAAAGTTGGGGTCGGTCTTGAAGACCGGAATATCGAGGAAGTCGCGCAGCAGAATAAATGGCGATGAGCCAACTTTGACGCCACCGAATACCACGCCCAGAATCATGCTGGTAAGGAACAGCTGCACGCCCGCAAAAATGGCCATCACGGGAGCTTCCCAGCGCTTATTGAAGCGCATGATGATAAAGCCCAGAATTACCTGCCAGAAAATCCAGAGCAGGAAAGATCCCTCCTGCCCTTCCCAGAAGCAGGAAATCATGTAGTACACCGGCAAGTGGTTGCTACTGTGGCTCCACGCGTAGTAATACTCGTAGCGGTGCGTGTATATGATAGTAAACAGGCACGCCACCACGGAGAACACGGCCACACCATGCAGCAGGAAAGCACCCCGACCAATCCGAAGCCAGGAGGCATCAGTTTCGCCCAGAGGCTGGTTGTGGGTCGCCATGAAGTAGGAATACGCCGCTATCGTGGCCGCCACAAAAGCTACGATGACACTCAGGTGTCCGGCGTCGCCGATGAAGGTATTTAGCATGAGAATCGGGGTTCTGCTGTTACTGAGAAGAAGATGGGGCCGGCACCAGTAGCGTCAGCTCATCGGAAGTAGGCGGGTGGCCGGGGCCAATCGTTTGGGTGATGCGCACACGCACCTGCTGCACACCTTGCCGCTGCAAAAGTACAACCGGCAACAGGCTCATTTGCTCAATCTTTTTCTGTTTGATTACTTGGCGGTTACCAACGACGCGTCCAGTGGCCGCATCGGTAGCCACTACGGAGAGTTTCGCCCCGGTTTTATACTGGCCTAGCGGCACGCGCAAGTAGCGCAAAGAGGTGTCGCGCTGCATGGGCAGCAGCTTGCTGTAGGCCACCCAGCGCTGCTGCACCAGCACAGGCGGCTGGTTGTCGGTGGCTTCCGCAACTACTTGGTACAAGTAGCGGCCAGGTTTTGGAAGCGTATCGGTATAGCTGTAGGCCACTACCGGCGCGCCATACGTGCTGCGCGTCACGGGTAGGCTAGTGCGCTCGTGGCTCTTAAATTCTGCCGCTTCCCGGCGAATCACGCGGAACCGGCTGGTAGTAGCGGCTGAGTCAGGCAACGTCCAGCGCAACGCCACGAGTGGGCTGACTGCAGCTGGCGCACTGCCCGCGCTGAGTGCGGGCATGGCCGGTATGCCGTGTGGCTGGTCGCTGAGGGTAAGCTGAAAAGAACAATAGTCGTGCAGGTAGCCATCCACATTCAGCATATAACGCTGCCCAGCGCGGAGCTCTTCCAGCGCCACGAATACATCGTCCTGGCTGCCCAACGAAGTGCACGATAAGACCTGATAGGTTTTCGGCTGACACGGCTCTCCCGTCAGAACCACCAGTTGTACACCGCGCGTATCACGG
Proteins encoded in this window:
- a CDS encoding BamA/TamA family outer membrane protein, producing MRFLYPLLALSTLAAPAALAQSVPATTADSAALLVSAVVTAPTTTPDEAALPGAPVGLNRALAPSSARKLTPSDPNKPSFIPVPIAFYQQETGAAGGLAILPVWRFGTDTMVRKSNARLIAWISQKKQTTVQLTHTIFTPEEKFYLSGELSYYDLVFNYYGIGNNTRKADETQIKYPLWVFDEKVLAKVVPNLFVGIRYRLTDLGKVELKDPQDPVNNPATQYFNIPATQREGYTTSGIGPAILYDGRDNLLATYTGNFLDAHMLFNGGALGSDYKFTRYMVDARHFNPLFGSNNTILALQFMGQYHTGKVPFRELGGMGATLGGSLYNNAYLMRGIYEAQYRDRQFTTAQAEIRQKLFWRIDGVVFGAVGQVAPRLGDYTFSDTKVAGGLGARFRFNRRDRLNIRLDYGVGSGGNSGIIFAVGEAF
- a CDS encoding geranylgeranylglycerol-phosphate geranylgeranyltransferase; its protein translation is MSAAASDPTHPELPTTASPGPLRQLAHLIRLPNLLIMALCLLLVRKALLLPDAPWREVLASSFGLMALAALSIAAGGYIINDYYDVKIDAINRPDRLVVGKAVNRRHAMMAHVLLSGLGVVVSGALSPLLGAVNLGSALLLWGYSARFKRVALVGNVSIAALTAALVLLPELQLRTGSKPVWLYALAAFLLTVVREIVKDVEDMRGDAAHDCRTLPIVWGVARTKWVAGFFLACLLVLLLGVEQVMVQIRQWGLGLWLLALVLLPLSWLAYRLRRADRRRHFAQLSAVCKWIMLAGVLSMLLAG
- a CDS encoding cold-shock protein yields the protein MKTGTVKFFNESKGYGFITEDGTNEDFFVHITGLNGGQVQQNDRVEFETQEGRKGVNAVNVKKV
- a CDS encoding KdsC family phosphatase encodes the protein MSAMSTAPDLSVIKTFVLDVDGVLTDGTLLAFNSGEQARAFHIRDGFAIRHALRKGYRIAVISGREEEGVRKRLESLDIRDIFLGVDDKMKIFNNYINTYRLEVEHIAYMGDDVPDAEVMRRCAVAACPADAARDVREISNYTTTLTGGKGAVRELIEDVMRTQNTW
- the iscX gene encoding Fe-S cluster assembly protein IscX encodes the protein MAHFEPPIKWSDHEDIAMALYEKFGNEFNEAKIYRIRFTDLLEWVLTLPNFEGTREQATEGHLEQIQAKWVYEWRDNQ
- a CDS encoding 2Fe-2S iron-sulfur cluster-binding protein, encoding MPAFCPFNALLVKVVNITFKFQDGQPDQTHVAAQGESVLDVALNNDIQLQHNCGGVCGCSTCHIYVLQGEQDLPEISDKEEDFIDRAVDPRINSRLGCQCVMQGNQDVVVLIPPQNFLGH
- a CDS encoding Rossmann-like and DUF2520 domain-containing protein, coding for MSPELSISRTVVLLGAGRLAQHLGPALQEAGHRVVQVWSRSAASAAAVAVQLPGATATTNATTLPAADLYIVAVPDAAVRDVLAAARFPDGALVVHTAGALPLSVFEEWPSIRGGVLYPLQTFSPGRHLDWPTVPLCVEAADAAGEAELLAVGHSLSHDVRLVNTRQRLRLHVAAVFACNFTNHLLGISHALLTDENLPLDLLTPLVRETIDKALAHPPFTVQTGPAARHDRPTLARHEAALVAYPGWQKLYKVLSESIQQQAAGAAQNNLDPL
- a CDS encoding T9SS type A sorting domain-containing protein encodes the protein MKHTYTNRLLTPWRGLLLAALLGLGAGTAQGQTLNFPLASATNVAGTYADLGTTGTAISTPNTDDANSSAQSIGFPFSFNGQSFTEFVLNTNGYIKLGNTAPAAPYFFDTQVAAAGGPLNNTSETNLLLPFNIDLEASPTAAAEYRVATTGTAPNRVCIIQWKNVSDKVSGTFGKQLGSFEFQVKLYETINRAEFVYGTATAGPGTDTFKYVAVGLKGSGNANNQLITAVKGSTQAWSGTIFTGANYTATTNAHNIRKSALPDAGRTYRFTPQQAKDAAVSLVYTLGKLPVPFGTPHVIRAFIRNIGREELVNVNITLTVTGANSFTNVKTLTSLPAGAAGTLSFDAFSPTATGNNNISVTIADDDDNLNNTATFVQQVNTTTYAYADATSPVSNSVGLGTGSAILATKYTTSEPRTVTAVSVRLEDTKTVGNTLYAVVCDKNGAIIGRSADYVVTAADISKTKVFTFAAPLSVAIGDFYTGIAQTANATTGYFPIGVQAENPTRTGAYYLLDLAGGQPADVAGNNLGRLLIEATMGTPPTCPPPSAITVSSITSTSTIVSFTGPANGTGYTILYGPKGFDPNATTGGTSVAAASSPFTLTGLSASTEYDLYIRANCGAGDLSALTGRVTFTTLCTPPIITAFPYTENFDNVLAGQPFACGISVADINADNNTWASVASTTLAASTPNAIMYTYNTTDATKGADDWFFTPALYLRAGSRYQLSFKYRTRVVAGIATAEKLEVKYGSATTPAGQPNLLWRNENLTNTTYQSTTAGTAAGQVMPITPAADGNVYIGFHAFSAPDQFAVLVDDIAITSVVTGVSDALVRAVNVYPNPTAGVFTVEVRGANAKGGLEVEVTNLLGQRVHTANIRDNFENKVNLSSLANGMYTVKVKAGNDYMIRQIIVQK
- the ccsA gene encoding cytochrome c biogenesis protein CcsA, producing MLNTFIGDAGHLSVIVAFVAATIAAYSYFMATHNQPLGETDASWLRIGRGAFLLHGVAVFSVVACLFTIIYTHRYEYYYAWSHSSNHLPVYYMISCFWEGQEGSFLLWIFWQVILGFIIMRFNKRWEAPVMAIFAGVQLFLTSMILGVVFGGVKVGSSPFILLRDFLDIPVFKTDPNFVPKDGTGLNALLQNYWMVIHPPTLFLGFALTLVPFAFAIAGLWKREYTKWVRPALRWTLVGGLVLGVGIMMGAYWAYETLNFGGYWNWDPVENAVYIPWLVLVASLHGLVLWQRSRTALRTSFVLVITTFLLVLYATFLTRSGVLGNASVHSFTDLGLSGQLIIYMMAFMVLAIALLIYRWKQIPISPKELTTYNPELWVFVGATVLCLGAFQVLVTTSIPVYNAFLGFVGVKSNLALPADQIQHYTKIQLWMGVGVAFFSGLAQIMWWQKNDKSSLTNSLTVPGILSLLGAALVILLVQYNGLKMNLTYITLLTAGLFGVLANLSMVLTLIRRKVSLSGGGVAHMGIALMLLGILASSGYSNIISQNVSGLLYSREFPEETNRDNVLLWRNDKAPMGKYDVSYTGQYVDAPGVPGYVDKQLLFQTADEYKALARADIKRGDKVYYKAGDTVDIMPENTYYRVEYKDRKTDETFVLYPRGQVNEEMGGLLASPDIKKFLGHDIYSHISAVPPPDKEKDWSEVQEHTLSVGDTIFLNDYFAVFRGVEPAHQTAGLGLAKGDLAIQGDFLVTGEKKQYHVHPVFVVRNRMIGRVPDEVEDLGLRLSFLNVDPNNRKFTFGVSTTQKDYIILKAMEKPFINLLWSGTLLMAVGFGMALYKRRRDVEVAVQPAQPEAAATPRPRPIQKSRQVA